From one Trueperella pyogenes genomic stretch:
- the caiA gene encoding crotonobetainyl-CoA dehydrogenase, giving the protein MDFSLTEEQQLMADTFVELMESRAWETYFNECDENKEYPQEWVAALCELGFDRILLPEEYEGLGLGWQELTAVYEALGRMGGPTYVLYQLPGWGTIIREGSEEQKATMLAFLGSGKQMINYAMTEPSAGSNWDDMRTTYTRRDGKIYLNGHKTFQTSGMKVPYLVVMARNSEDMSVYSEFLVDMTKAGITREPLKKLGLRMDSLAEIYFDDVELDESDFFGTEGGAFKRGVQDFDLERFLVALTNYGQAYCAFEDAAKYANQRIQGKEAIGRTQLIQLKIADMKVAITNMRNMLYEIAWKSDNGLLGRGDCSMAKYYCSHAASMVIDQALQILSGVGITGEHRVQRFYRDIRVDRVSGGTDEMMILATGRAALKDYR; this is encoded by the coding sequence ATGGACTTTTCATTGACTGAAGAACAACAACTCATGGCCGACACGTTCGTCGAGCTCATGGAATCGCGTGCCTGGGAAACGTACTTTAACGAGTGCGATGAGAACAAGGAATACCCCCAGGAGTGGGTTGCGGCGCTCTGCGAGCTCGGTTTTGACCGCATCCTCCTGCCTGAAGAATACGAGGGGCTCGGTCTCGGCTGGCAAGAGCTCACTGCCGTATACGAGGCGCTGGGCCGGATGGGCGGTCCGACGTACGTGCTCTACCAGCTGCCCGGCTGGGGCACGATTATCCGCGAGGGCAGCGAGGAACAGAAGGCGACGATGCTCGCGTTCCTCGGTTCTGGAAAGCAGATGATCAACTACGCCATGACCGAGCCGAGCGCAGGGTCGAATTGGGACGACATGCGCACCACGTACACGCGGCGTGACGGCAAGATCTACCTCAATGGTCACAAGACCTTCCAGACCTCCGGAATGAAGGTCCCTTACCTGGTGGTCATGGCTCGCAACTCGGAGGACATGTCCGTGTACTCGGAGTTCCTTGTGGACATGACAAAGGCCGGCATCACCCGCGAGCCGCTCAAAAAGCTCGGCTTGCGTATGGACTCACTTGCGGAGATCTACTTTGACGACGTCGAGCTCGACGAGTCTGACTTCTTCGGCACCGAGGGCGGGGCGTTCAAGCGCGGAGTCCAGGACTTCGACCTGGAGCGTTTCCTCGTGGCACTGACCAACTATGGCCAGGCCTACTGCGCCTTCGAAGACGCAGCAAAATACGCCAATCAGCGCATCCAGGGCAAGGAGGCTATCGGGCGCACTCAGCTGATCCAGCTGAAGATCGCCGACATGAAGGTGGCCATCACCAACATGCGCAACATGCTCTACGAAATCGCGTGGAAGTCCGATAACGGGCTGCTAGGCCGCGGGGACTGCTCGATGGCCAAGTACTACTGCTCGCACGCCGCCTCGATGGTGATCGACCAGGCGTTGCAGATCCTCTCTGGCGTGGGCATCACTGGCGAGCACCGCGTTCAGCGCTTCTACCGCGATATCCGGGTGGATCGCGTATCGGGCGGAACGGACGAGATGATGATCCTCGCCACCGGCCGCGCCGCCCTCAAGGACTACCGCTAA
- the caiB gene encoding L-carnitine CoA-transferase → METVKPSFGVLDDVKVVYSAVEIAAPSAAEIMAEWGADVTWMENLWTGDSVRDTKWVKEMERRNQRSISIHPFSDEGKEIIAKLIEDADIFIESSKGPAWARKGITDEWMWEINPKLVIVHVSGFGQWGDERKVNAAAYDLTVAAYAGLVAQNGTPELPTNLHPYTADYVNSLMVVSSALAALHKAQATGQGESIDLAMYETALRVGTYYMMDYLNDGVKYPRPGARHQNLCAIGIYECADGFLGLCCYGVDQNKYLLETIGLGHLWGTEEYPEDTSALWLNGPKADLIQDKLTEYLKTQNRYDVERDFSEHRIAAQVVMEFEDILAEEHVAARENFIEWENADGVKVRGLNTVPKFARNPGGFWRPMPALGADTRDILERAGFSEADIERFAQSGKVKFAQ, encoded by the coding sequence ATGGAAACCGTAAAACCTTCGTTCGGGGTGCTGGACGACGTCAAGGTCGTCTATAGCGCAGTCGAAATCGCCGCTCCGTCGGCCGCCGAGATCATGGCGGAGTGGGGCGCTGACGTGACGTGGATGGAGAACCTGTGGACGGGCGACTCCGTGCGCGACACCAAGTGGGTCAAGGAAATGGAGCGCCGCAATCAGCGCTCGATCTCCATTCATCCGTTCTCCGATGAGGGTAAAGAGATCATCGCCAAGCTCATCGAAGATGCAGACATTTTCATCGAGTCCTCCAAGGGGCCTGCCTGGGCGCGCAAGGGAATCACCGATGAGTGGATGTGGGAGATTAACCCCAAGCTCGTCATCGTTCACGTGTCAGGTTTTGGCCAATGGGGTGACGAGCGCAAGGTGAACGCGGCCGCTTATGACTTGACGGTCGCCGCCTATGCCGGCCTCGTCGCCCAAAACGGCACCCCCGAGTTGCCGACCAACCTGCACCCCTACACTGCCGATTACGTCAACTCGCTGATGGTGGTTTCTTCTGCGCTCGCGGCTCTGCACAAGGCGCAGGCGACCGGCCAGGGCGAATCGATCGACCTTGCCATGTACGAAACCGCGCTGCGCGTGGGCACCTACTACATGATGGACTACCTCAACGACGGCGTGAAGTATCCGCGCCCAGGGGCACGCCACCAAAACTTGTGCGCCATCGGGATCTACGAGTGCGCTGATGGGTTCCTCGGCTTGTGCTGCTACGGCGTCGACCAGAACAAGTACTTGCTAGAGACCATCGGCCTTGGCCACTTGTGGGGAACCGAAGAGTATCCCGAAGACACCTCCGCGCTGTGGCTCAACGGGCCGAAGGCGGACCTCATCCAGGACAAGCTGACCGAGTACTTGAAGACTCAGAACCGTTACGACGTCGAACGAGATTTCTCCGAGCATCGCATTGCGGCGCAAGTGGTGATGGAGTTTGAGGACATCCTCGCCGAAGAGCACGTGGCGGCCCGCGAGAACTTCATCGAGTGGGAGAACGCGGACGGCGTGAAGGTTCGCGGCCTGAACACCGTGCCGAAGTTCGCGCGCAACCCCGGCGGTTTCTGGCGTCCGATGCCAGCCCTCGGCGCTGATACGCGGGACATCCTGGAGCGCGCAGGCTTCTCCGAGGCGGACATCGAGCGCTTTGCACAGTCGGGCAAGGTGAAGTTCGCGCAATAG